The sequence TAACCACACGCAAGCAGTCGGGTTTGTGTTTAGCTGTCTGCACTTGTGCTGAAAAATCAGTGGTTGAAGAAAGCTTATAAGTTCATTGAGAACGCATGctgatgtaaccgatgtgaaatggctagctagatagcggtggtgcgcgctaatagtgtttcaatcggtgacgtcactcgctctgacacctgaagtagttgttccccttgctctgcaagggccgcggcttttgtggcgcgatgggtaacgatgctttgtgggtgtcagttgttgatgtgtgcagagggtccctggttcgagcccgggtcggggcgaggggacggacgaaagttaaactgttacactgaCATGACGTGTCTCCCCACGAGTCAGAGTATCTGATGAGCAGTGTCTGTGGTTCGATGAGCTGTGTTTGTAGTTCAAGATGAAGCATGTTGGCGCAAACCTGTAAATATTTTGCTCTAATGAACTTTGAAATATACTATACATGTAATGCAAGACATTCACATTTATAtttagtctctttctctccctctccataggTAAACCATCATGATCCCCATCACAGAGCTCCGGTACTTTGTTGACACCCAGCCGGCGTACCGCATCCTGAAGCCATGGTGGGACGTCTTCACAGACTACATCTCCATTGTCATGCTCATGATCGCCGTGTTCGGGGGCACGCTGCAGGTCACCCAGGACAAGATGATTTGCCTGCCCTGCAAGTGGGTGGTCAATAAGTCCTGTGAGTACCTCAATGTGAGCTTCCCAGACCCATTTGCCTCTGAGCCCAAAGGCATCAAGTATGAACTCGATCGGCACCAGTACAACTACATTGACGCGGTCTGCTACGAGAACAAGCTACACTGGTTCGCCAAGTACTTCCCCTACCTGGTGCTACTGCACACCCTCATCTTCCTGGCCTGCAGTAATTTCTGGTTCAAGTTCCCCCGGACTAGCTCCAAATTGGAGCACTTTGTATCCATCCTGCTCAAGTGTTTTGACTCGCCCTGGACCACCAGGGCTCTGTCCGAGACGGTAGTGGAGGAAAGCGACCCCAAGCCCCTGGGGAAGATGAACGGTTTGGTGGACAAGAAGGCATCTTGTGTCAGCGAGGACGTGGAGGCCAGCATTCCTATGCTCCAAAGGACTAGGTCCCGCATCGAACAGGGCATCGTGGACCGCTCTGACACCGGCGTCCTGGACAAGAAGGAAGGCGAGCAGGCCAAAGCTCTGTTTGAGAAGGTGAAGAAGTTCCGGATGCACGTTGAAGAAGGGGACATCGTTTACCGGCTCTACATCCGCCAGACCATCATCAAAGTCGTCAAGTTCATCCTGATCATCTGCTACACGGCCTACTATGTGCACTACATCAAGTTCAGTGTGATCTGCAAGGTGGACATTGAGAAGCTGACAGGCTATAGGATGTACCACTGTGCTCACCCCCTGGCCACCCTCTTCAAGATCCTGGCCTGTTTCTATATCAGCCTGGTGGGGATTTACGGTCTCATCTGCATGTACACCCTCTGCTGGATGCTCAGCCGCTCCCTCAAGCGCTACTCTTTTGAGTCGATCCGTGAGGAGAGCCACTACAGCGACATACCCGATGTGAAGAATGACTTTGCCTTCATGCTGCACATGATTGATCAGTATGACCCGCTCTACTCAAAACGGTTTGCCGTTTTCCTATCGGAGGTGAGTGAGAACAAACTGCGTCAGCTGAACCTCAACAACGAGTGGACGCTGGACAAGCTGAGGCAACGCATCACCAAGAACTCCCAAGAGAAACTGGAGCTGCACCTGTTCATGCTTAGCGGAATCCCTGACACAGTGTTTGACCTCCTAGAACTGGAGGTGCTCAAGCTGGAACTCATCCCCGACGTCACTATCCCCCCCATCATTGCCCAGCTGGTCAGcctgagagagatgtggctctACCACACACCAGCCAAAATCGAGGCCCCAGCTTTGGCCTTCCTGAGGGAGAACCTGAAGTCCCTCCACATCAAGTTCACAGACATCAAGGAGATCCCTCTGTGGATCTACAGCCTGAAGAACCTGAGTGAGCTGCACCTCACAGGGAACCTGAGCGCAGAGAACAACCGCTTCATCGTAATCGACGGGCTACGGGAGCTCAAGAGGCTCAAAGTGCTCCGTTTGAAGAGCAACCTGACCAAGCTGCCTCAGGTGGTGACA is a genomic window of Salvelinus alpinus chromosome 18, SLU_Salpinus.1, whole genome shotgun sequence containing:
- the LOC139544258 gene encoding volume-regulated anion channel subunit LRRC8A-like; the protein is MIPITELRYFVDTQPAYRILKPWWDVFTDYISIVMLMIAVFGGTLQVTQDKMICLPCKWVVNKSCEYLNVSFPDPFASEPKGIKYELDRHQYNYIDAVCYENKLHWFAKYFPYLVLLHTLIFLACSNFWFKFPRTSSKLEHFVSILLKCFDSPWTTRALSETVVEESDPKPLGKMNGLVDKKASCVSEDVEASIPMLQRTRSRIEQGIVDRSDTGVLDKKEGEQAKALFEKVKKFRMHVEEGDIVYRLYIRQTIIKVVKFILIICYTAYYVHYIKFSVICKVDIEKLTGYRMYHCAHPLATLFKILACFYISLVGIYGLICMYTLCWMLSRSLKRYSFESIREESHYSDIPDVKNDFAFMLHMIDQYDPLYSKRFAVFLSEVSENKLRQLNLNNEWTLDKLRQRITKNSQEKLELHLFMLSGIPDTVFDLLELEVLKLELIPDVTIPPIIAQLVSLREMWLYHTPAKIEAPALAFLRENLKSLHIKFTDIKEIPLWIYSLKNLSELHLTGNLSAENNRFIVIDGLRELKRLKVLRLKSNLTKLPQVVTDVGVHLQKLSINNEGTKLMVLNSLKKMMNLTELELLRCDLERIPHSIFSLHNLQEIDLKDNNLKTIEEIISFQHLHRLVSLKLWYNQIAYIPIQIGTLTNMERLYLNRNKIEKIPGQLFYCRKLRFLDLSHNNLTSIHADVGFLQNLQYFAVTANRIESLPPELFQCKKLRTLNLGNNCLHTLPSRFGELTGLTQLELRGNRLECLPVELGECRQLKRSGLVVEEDLFKTLPTEVKEQLWRADKELV